In a single window of the Gossypium hirsutum isolate 1008001.06 chromosome A13, Gossypium_hirsutum_v2.1, whole genome shotgun sequence genome:
- the LOC121212512 gene encoding ATPase family AAA domain-containing protein 3A homolog translates to MLFCRNPRWGTAQYALAIVHRCSSSCGRRIWPKILLEKGMKFSTNLTFHSLMKLLKAFELMKKQEETRQAEVAARAAEFKAMQAQAETERQRVIYDEQKKLTQHQAQTKSQMARYEDELARKRMQAENEYQ, encoded by the exons ATGCTCTTTTGTAGAAATCCCAGGTGGGGAACTGCCCAATATGCCCTTGCCATTGTCCATAGGTGTTCCAGTAGTTGTGGGAGAAGAATATGGCCCAAAATATTGCTCGAAAAGGGAATGAAGTTCAGTACAAATCTCACCTTTCACAGTCTCATGAAACTCCTTAAG GCTTTTGAACTTATGAAGAAGCAAGAAGAGACAAGGCAGGCTGAGGTGGCTGCAAGAGCTGCAGAGTTTAAGGCAATGCAAGCCCAAGCTGAAACT GAGAGACAAAGGGTAATATATGATGAACAGAAGAAGCTAACACAGCATCAAGCCCAAACAAAGTCACAGATGGCTCGTTATGAGGATGAATTAGCAAGGAAGAGGATGCAG GCAGAAAATGAATACCAATGA
- the LOC107920152 gene encoding TOM1-like protein 1, translating into MEKELMDKVSAFGERIKVEGAELGRKMSAGMSSMSFMVKELFQGPNPTDKLLEDATSEALDEPDWALNLDICDMVNHEKVNSVELIRGIKRRIMLKSPRVQYLSMVLLETFVKNCEKAFSEVAAEGVLGEMVKLIDDPQTVVNNRNKALILIEAWGESTSELRYLPVFEETYKSLKSRGIRFPGRDNESLAPIFTPARSVSAAEVDASLAQQLQRDVQLQHDTTVPSFSAEQTKEAFDVARNCIELLSTVLSSSPQQDALEDDLTTTLVQQCCQSQSTVLRIIETAGDNEALLFEALNVNDEIQKALSKYEELKKPSVVRHEPEPAMIPVAVEPGDSPRHTNEDAFIRKTSTRHGTHGGSNDDMMDDLDEMIFGKKGGGSSERGQDLKKQQASKDDLITF; encoded by the exons ATGGAAAAAGAATTGATGGATAAAGTTAGTGCCTTTGGTGAACGCATCAAGGTTGAAGGAGCTGAGTTGGGCAGAAAGATGAGCGCTGGCATGAGCTCAATGAGCTTTATGGTGAAGGAACTCTTCCAAGGCCCGAACCCAACTGATAAGCTTCTTGAGGATGCTACATCTGAGGCCCTTGACGAGCCTGACTGGGCCTTGAATCTTGATATTTGTGACATGGtcaatcatgaaaaagtgaacaGTGTTGAATTGATCCGTGGCATAAAGCGGAGGATAATGTTGAAGAGCCCTCGGGTTCAATACTTATCCATGGTCTTGCTTGAAACTTTTGTCAAGAATTGTGAGAAGGCATTCTCGGAGGTGGCAGCTGAAGGGGTTCTTGGTGAGATGGTTAAGTTAATTGATGATCCTCAAACTGTTGTCAATAATCGGAATAAAGCTTTAATTCTTATTGAAGCTTGGGGGGAGTCAACCAGTGAGCTCCGCTATTTACCTGTTTTTGAAGAAACTTACAAG AGTTTAAAATCAAGGGGTATTCGCTTTCCTGGTCGTGATAATGAGAGTTTGGCACCTATTTTTACCCCTGCTCGTTCAGTTTCAGCGGCAGAAGTGGATGCCAGTCTTGCACAGCAGCTACAGCGTGATGTGCAGCTTCAGCATGATACTACTGTTCCAAGCTTTTCTGCTGAACAAACAAAGGAAGCATTTGATGTGGCAAGAAACTGCATTGAGCTTCTTTCAACTGTGTTATCCTCATCACCCCAACAAGATGCTCTTGAG GATGACCTGACAACCACGCTTGTCCAACAATGTTGTCAGTCCCAGTCCACTGTTCTAAGAATCATTGAGACTGCTGGAGATAACGAGGCCCTGCTTTTTGAAGCTTTGAATGTGAATGATGAGATCCAGAAAGCTCTCTCAAAGTATGAAGAGTTGAAGAAGCCATCAGTAGTTCGTCACGAGCCAGAACCCGCAATGATTCCTGTGGCTGTTGAACCTGGTGATTCGCCCCGTCATACAAACGAAGATGCCTTTATTAGGAAAACAAGTACTCGACATGGAACACATGGCGGAAGCAATGATGACATGATGGATGATCTGGATGAAATGATTTTTGGTAAGAAAGGTGGGGGTTCATCTGAAAGGGGGCAAGATTTAAAGAAGCAGCAAGCATCTAAAGATGATCTAATCACATTCTGA